A single genomic interval of Ramlibacter sp. harbors:
- the bioB gene encoding biotin synthase BioB has protein sequence MTLHRAPRAQAAPAGTDRWRVDDVLALFELPLPELLHRAQTVHRENFDPTLVELATLLSIKTGGCPEDCGYCPQAARYDTGVEASRLMEPAEVLRAAQRARDAGASRFCMGAAWRAPKDRDIEKVAELVTTVKALGLETCATLGMLEDGHAQALRDAGLDYYNHNLDSAPDFYGDIITTRVLQDRLDTLERVRSAGVKVCCGGIVGMGESRLQRAGLVALLANLDPYPESVPVNHLVRVPGTPLADQAPLDPFEFVRTIAVARITMPRARVRLSAGRQQMGEAVQALCFLAGANSIFYGDKLLTTGNPDTQADLALLGRLGLKAGRPDPLCAP, from the coding sequence ATGACCCTGCATCGCGCGCCGCGCGCACAGGCCGCGCCCGCTGGCACGGATCGCTGGCGCGTTGACGACGTGCTGGCGCTGTTCGAGCTGCCCCTGCCTGAACTGCTGCATCGCGCGCAGACCGTGCATCGCGAGAATTTCGACCCCACCCTGGTCGAGCTCGCCACGCTGCTGTCGATCAAGACCGGGGGCTGCCCCGAGGACTGCGGTTACTGCCCGCAGGCGGCGCGCTACGACACGGGCGTCGAGGCGTCCAGGCTGATGGAGCCGGCCGAGGTGCTGCGGGCCGCTCAGCGCGCCAGGGACGCCGGCGCGAGCCGCTTCTGCATGGGCGCCGCCTGGCGTGCCCCCAAGGACCGCGACATCGAAAAAGTGGCCGAACTGGTCACCACCGTGAAGGCGCTGGGCCTGGAGACCTGCGCCACGCTGGGCATGCTGGAAGACGGCCACGCGCAGGCGCTGCGCGATGCCGGCCTGGACTACTACAACCACAACCTGGACAGCGCCCCGGACTTCTACGGCGACATCATCACCACCCGCGTCCTGCAGGACCGGCTGGACACGCTGGAGCGCGTGCGCAGTGCCGGCGTCAAGGTCTGCTGCGGCGGCATCGTGGGCATGGGCGAGTCGCGGCTGCAGCGCGCCGGCCTGGTGGCGCTGCTGGCCAACCTCGATCCGTATCCGGAATCGGTGCCCGTCAACCACCTGGTGCGGGTCCCGGGCACGCCGCTGGCGGACCAGGCACCGCTGGACCCCTTTGAGTTCGTGCGCACCATCGCGGTCGCGCGCATCACGATGCCGCGCGCGCGCGTGCGCCTGTCAGCCGGCCGCCAGCAGATGGGCGAGGCGGTGCAGGCCCTGTGCTTCCTGGCCGGCGCCAATTCCATCTTCTACGGTGACAAGCTGCTGACCACCGGCAACCCCGACACGCAAGCCGACCTGGCCCTGCTGGGCCGGCTGGGCCTGAAGGCGGGGCGGCCAGACCCCCTCTGCGCGCCATGA
- a CDS encoding aspartate 1-decarboxylase: MFRTLLKSKIHRVAVTHCELHYEGSCAIDEDLLDAAGIADNEQVHLWNINNGERFTTYAIRGQRGSGMISVNGSAARRAAVGDLVIIAAFAQVHEEQVAAHRPRLVFVDEANRQMDLRQQVPAQQA; encoded by the coding sequence ATGTTCCGCACCCTGCTCAAATCCAAGATCCACCGGGTCGCCGTGACCCATTGCGAATTGCACTATGAAGGCTCGTGTGCCATTGACGAAGACCTGCTGGATGCCGCCGGCATCGCCGACAACGAGCAGGTCCACCTGTGGAACATCAACAACGGCGAACGGTTCACCACCTACGCCATCCGCGGGCAGCGCGGCAGCGGCATGATTTCAGTCAATGGCTCGGCGGCCCGCCGCGCGGCTGTGGGCGATCTGGTCATCATTGCGGCCTTTGCCCAGGTGCACGAGGAGCAGGTGGCGGCGCACCGGCCGCGGCTGGTGTTTGTGGACGAGGCCAACCGCCAGATGGACCTGCGCCAGCAGGTTCCGGCCCAGCAGGCCTGA
- the panB gene encoding 3-methyl-2-oxobutanoate hydroxymethyltransferase, with the protein MSGSSAPRKPLTLHRLREMHAAGEKIAMLTCYDATFAQVLDDAGVDCLLVGDSLGMVLQGESSTVPVTLESMAYHTRCVARGQRTAWVIGDLPFGSYQASREQALHSATVLMQAGARMVKLEGGGWTADTVRFLVERGIPVCGHLGLTPQSVHALGGWRVQGRSDEAADILARQATELAQAGAAMLVLELVPSALARAVSQALPIPVIGIGAGVDCGGQVLVLHDLLGLTPGKAPRFVRNFLEGSTSIQAAVARYVAAVKDGSFPDPALHTY; encoded by the coding sequence ATGAGCGGGAGCAGCGCCCCCCGAAAGCCGCTGACCCTGCACCGGCTGCGCGAGATGCATGCGGCCGGCGAGAAGATCGCCATGCTGACCTGCTACGACGCGACGTTCGCCCAGGTGCTTGATGACGCCGGCGTGGACTGCCTGCTCGTGGGCGACTCGCTGGGCATGGTGCTGCAGGGCGAGTCCAGCACCGTGCCGGTCACGCTCGAGAGCATGGCCTACCACACACGCTGCGTGGCCCGGGGCCAGCGCACGGCCTGGGTCATCGGCGACCTGCCCTTTGGCAGCTACCAGGCCTCGCGCGAGCAGGCGCTGCACAGCGCCACCGTCCTGATGCAGGCCGGCGCCCGGATGGTCAAGCTCGAGGGCGGGGGCTGGACCGCCGACACAGTGCGCTTCCTGGTGGAACGCGGCATCCCGGTGTGTGGCCACCTCGGACTCACGCCGCAGTCGGTGCATGCGCTGGGCGGCTGGCGCGTGCAGGGCCGCTCCGACGAAGCCGCTGACATCCTGGCGCGGCAGGCAACCGAGCTGGCGCAGGCCGGCGCCGCCATGCTGGTGCTGGAGCTCGTGCCCTCGGCGCTGGCCCGCGCCGTGAGCCAGGCACTGCCCATTCCGGTGATTGGCATCGGTGCCGGCGTGGACTGCGGCGGCCAGGTGCTGGTGCTGCATGACCTGCTGGGCCTCACGCCTGGCAAGGCGCCGCGCTTCGTGCGCAATTTCCTCGAAGGCAGCACCAGCATCCAGGCCGCCGTCGCTCGCTACGTGGCGGCGGTGAAGGACGG